AATGAAATGTGGTGCAtattttcaaagaaaacaattctGCGACATTTAATGTTTTGTAATGACAATTGGCCTCTTACATTTTTAATAGCTTTTAGACCACATAAATTCCACAATTTTCTAATGTTTGATCTTCATTAAGCTTTACACTATGTAAGCCATTGTTACATAACTTCCACTAATTAGATCTAACAAGACTGAAACATGTGCCTAGAAGATGGAAATATACCTCTGCAGCTCTATGTTTTTAGATCAGTGATTTGTATTTTTATGACTGGGAAAAAGGTCAATGAAGAAATTATTTAAATGTCTCCATACCCCAATCATCTGGTTGTTGGCAATCAAAATGGGAGGGTTTTAGCAGGTTTGAACTGCTGCTTCTAGAAATTGTAGACATGATCATTTGGATTAGGTGACTATTTGGGATTTGTATCCACCAACAATTCCTAGTGTGAGGATTAAATCTAAATCTAATTTCTTTGGTTCTTTGGGATAATGTTGTTAAAAATGTGATAGAAGCACGTGATTTACTGTATACCTTCATTGAACTTTACTATAAATATAATAGTTGcatagtaaggttgaaaaaagaccaaGGTCCATCAAGTTTAATACTTCCTAAACCCTAATTGTGTTGatgaaaaggaatccaaaaacAAACTCCTGCTGGTAAATTTATTAAGatttgcagatttgaaaaagtggagatgttgccaagagcaaccaatcagattctagttatcatttatttagtacattctacaaaatgacagctagaatctgattggttgctctaggcaacatctccactttttaaaccctgtaacttgatatatttaccccctgtttGACAGTTAATTCAAATATTAACTTCATTTTCACCTATTTCATTATACTTATTCTTGATAAGggaattaaatacataaaaaacacttACTTTTGTAGTTATCTGTGTTGCAGTTCTCCCCTGTGCAGCAATGGATGTCAATTCTCACAAAGGCATCATTGAAATTAGAGATATATAGTCCTCCGCATGGGAAGCCTGGATTGCAAGCTTTTCTAATTGAGTGATAACTCTTATTTCCTATGGAATGATGAAGGCGTGAAAGGATCACTTTAATTTTACAGAAGAGCCAACATCCCTATACAATTGTACATTAGCCTTcataacacaatttttttttttttttttaaaaagttgcaTTCATGAGATGAGACTGACATCTAAGTGGGATTTCCCTTCACCAGCAATAATACACTCCATCAGAAACTTCTATAATGTAACAAGTGACACAATCAACATCACTGCTCTCCAAATATAAATGATGAAAATTATACTCAACAAATAGGTTACATTTTACAGGCTTTTCTACATACAATCATGTCACTTGCAAAATCTAACAACAAACTGAACTACTGTTTGGTTTTTAGAAATCAAAACTATTGGCCCAGTAATATTCATCTGTCCCAAGCTGTAAATAACATGCACTGCTGAATGTAGACTTCCTGGGCTTTAAGCATGTTACATTTTATGATGACATTTCATTTGCCCTATACACAGTGGTGGagctgggggtgtatacggtgctatctaataccgccacttctcctacaggTTTagctgtaaaactatcaaattccgttcacctacattcccattacatttttcatacctcaGCTTCTAAATGTAAACTTCAACCACTGCCTATACAATATCATTCATTAAAGGCTCATGTTAAAACAGAAGTGTCTCCATTCCTTAATGACCTGTATAGATTGAAATCTTGCATTCTAGAATAAGACTAAATATTATGCAGATGAATGCAGAATTTGATTTAGTGATATTATCATCCTTTTCACAAACTACCACAAAAATGACTGGTATACAttataaaattacaaatattgtcatttttattaGTGATGCCCAGGATCGATTCCTCGGGAACTGAACATACCTgcacttaggggatccgagtactttcGGTagtttcgcgctttttcggaatcgaggcaaaacgtcatcggatctcgcgagtttttttgaatctataaataccgccctccatggcgatctagcgccatttgagagagggatacagaagggataGGACAGAgtgcagagcagttgggcaggcaaagttatagaattgatagaggagggtggtagcagtgttaaactaagtaatcagtgacattcaggaaagctccattgcaaaatctcattgcagaaaaatacaaaaaacagagcttatgcttacagggttgatgtaactctgcagtcaaattctagtGTAtcatatagataacacacaaagaggagagctgcagtgttaaatctcattgcagaaaaatacaaatactagtgcttgcAGGCTAATAattatgtgacctgtgaggtggtcaaaattgactacaattgacttgaaattggtgttataggggttaataataatgtagggaaaaaaatagcaaaattatgtgattttagcatattttagtaatttttctaaaaaaaatacagatccacaaccaaaacccaaacacacaagggtgattttgtcaaaaccaaaacataatccagatccaaaaccgctTCACGGGGGTGATttagcatctctaatttttattcaTTAATAAATCTACCTCAGAGGTAAATCACGTTTATTTAGAATTTACCATCAAATAAATTGACATTGAAAAAACAATCTACTTTGATTTTTTTTGGTGCCTCAAAACTTAACACCTGATACAGCTGCCTCATGTTGTCTCATTACAGTCAGACCCCTAGATGCATTTCAGACCAATAGGTCACTGTTTTAAAATTTTATATGGAGTAAAATTCCCCAAAACTATTTTTAGAAGAACTCAAGGAGGGAAACCTAAATTGTCTTAACTTTCTTTGAATGCCAGTTTTCTTTACTCATTAAAATAATTCAGAAACTGCTgagtgatatttttatttttatatgtcatCCAAAATCAAACAACCAAGAgaatatgaaaacaaataattttaccAGAAATGTATAAGGGAATGATAAATCAGgctttatttaataatttgtttGTAAAAATAGAGATTCAAGCAATATATTTCTGTTACTTCCAAGtatcattttctttttgcatTACAGCATATGAGTAGATTTTCACAGTACAAAATATTTGTGTTGTATTCAATACAATGTGCATTCATTTCAACACAACATTTCTGGAGAATTCCTCACATTGATTTCTTTCTGTAGAGATGGATTATTTATTGTGTCCATTACACACTCAGGTTTGTTTTACCAAATGATTGATACTTACGGACTTGATAGAGTTCAGAAACTACCATGCATTGGGTAGCGTTAGGACAATCACATGACTTTCCTTCACATGTGTCACTGTTCACTTTGGAACACTCATTACATGTACCAGCGTCAACTAAGAGAcagaatattaattatatttattaatgaaaacATAATTTGAAAAATGCACTAATGACGAAAAAAACTTATCAACGGTATTAATACTGAACAAAAAATTATGTCCCTTACAATATAAATAAGGTAACTGAACTGGTATGTATATAAATGACAATTAactttataataaaattaaatatgtaaaatgttagtatcaaacacatacatatatatatactgtatgtgtgtgtgtgtatatatatatatatatatatatatatatatatatatatatatatatatatatatataaaacactatattatacatgtatgtttgtgtgtatgatagataggtagatagatggaTAGGTAGATAGATGGATAGTTATATGTATGGTTAATCCTAACCTAGCAGATCTAATATCCATTACAAATGCACATACAACAGGAATGGTTGGGATTCATTAGTTCATTAGAGGTATTAACACCTTGTAACAATGCTAATATCTGTGTACTtgttataaattaaaaacattatgacactgacttttttttttaattgtagctGGGTGTGGATAATTGAAAACCATGGATATACCAGTATATAGTCTACGATATTCTCCAGAAGCAAATCTACTTAGCATACGATTGAAAATAATTCTTCTGATATTgacaaatgtacaaataaatgttCCAGTATTGTCAGCTATTATTACCTGTAATTTTCAACTACAGACTCCAAGGGCTTCTCTGATGTGTGTTTCTTGTTCCAAAAcatgcataaaataaaatgctcCCTCATGATAtaaactatttaaaatatattttgctatttgcATACCTATTAAATATCTTTATATGATTTTTCGTAGTTTCTTATAAAGCAAGTTTTCTGTTtagtttaaaattatatttgatcTTGTGGATGAagggtataaaaatattttccctaATATATTTAGCTAATTATATATAAAGTAAGGAGGAACCCAATTTGATCTATTAGGCTGTCCAAACTAGTAGTATTGTTTAACCAAATGTTGATTAGCGTAGCGTCACATaacataaatgtaacatttttggtGGATTTTTACATTATTGAGGACAATTCAAGAAAAATAAGTATCATGGCAACATATTCTTACACTATTAATTAAATGGTTTAAAGAGCAAGAAAAtgaaacaacttcagttaaaatataaatgtaaacatcTTACCAGTCCATGTAACAGCACAGATAATGCTGAGAGAGACGAGGATGGATTTCATCTTGGTTAGAGTAAAGCTGAATTAGGCACTCAGTTTATAAATGGATTCACCTGTTTTCTGAATACCTCTGACTATTGTATTTATACACTAAAAATCTGGAATGCATAGTTAATTGTATTTGCCTATTTACCCTGTTCCAAAATATTCAATTGTATGCCGTGGCATGCCTCACATCAtcatatttatttgcaaataaacatTGGCAAATGTTTTCAGCACCATCTGTATTCCAACCATTGTCTTGAGTttgtctaaaataaatatatgccatTGATGAGTACATAGCCTTATCAGATTTTTAATTGTTTgcttgttttaaaacaaacagatgtgggcagcatggtgacttagtgggtagcacttctgcctcagagcactggggtcatgagtttgtttcccaaactggagcactcggagggaacctacacaaacacggggagaacattcaaattccacacagataatgcatctatgtggaatttgtattttcttcttttgtttccATGGgtgtcctccaggtgctccggtttcctcccacaccccaaaaacatactaatataaTAACATTAGACCTAAGTCTCTCTGGGATGGTGTGCGTGCATGTaaatatgttagggaatttagcctgtaagctctaatgagacagggactgatgtgaataagttctctctgtacagtgctgtagaattagtggcgccttttaaatagctgctgatgatatcTCAGTCGTTCATTGAACAATCTTTTTCCATTTACTATTAGAATCAACAAAATTTACCTGGCGCCATACATGAGATACagtaaatatgtaataaatgtattatatgttatCAACAAGACCTGTTTCCGTGTAAAGATCATTTATAGCAATATATCTCTCTATTATTGTTGAATAGTACACAATCCAGGCTTAATCAATATAGGTTTTAatagtaaatataaaacatataaagctaaatgtattagtgcaaatataacagtaccagcAGGTCTTACTTCAGATCCTACAATCTAAAATGAATAGCACCTAAACAGTTCTCAGTCCTTCTAAATCACTCGTCAGTGACACAGACCAGATTAAGTTTAATGCATATGCATAAGTTTCTCCTTTGTGTAAGTATTTACGATTTCTGAATTTT
Above is a genomic segment from Mixophyes fleayi isolate aMixFle1 chromosome 11, aMixFle1.hap1, whole genome shotgun sequence containing:
- the LOC142106979 gene encoding phospholipase A2 inhibitor gamma subunit B-like encodes the protein MKSILVSLSIICAVTWTVDAGTCNECSKVNSDTCEGKSCDCPNATQCMVVSELYQVRNKSYHSIRKACNPGFPCGGLYISNFNDAFVRIDIHCCTGENCNTDNYKMPPEDIERKGKICPACFGDGLTECISSNTERCIHPDDLCGDYVGKIKDPGNNIKEFNFKGCVSALGCIYKLKALIGVEEIENIRFTCVPGK